Proteins co-encoded in one Parascardovia denticolens DSM 10105 = JCM 12538 genomic window:
- a CDS encoding DUF2975 domain-containing protein: MNANPKTKVFRFLRVAIVVIAVLCLLFFFLVLPWAGQAIKAENPEFSWAFWPCLLYAWCVSIPIFLALWQSWRISGSLTEPLKAFTAGTCRRLRLIARLAYADAAIIFLGALLLAIPNAAQPFFGYVMVPLGILASLVIGVIFQALSHVTAQATGLRDESELTV; encoded by the coding sequence ATGAACGCAAATCCGAAAACGAAAGTCTTCCGTTTTCTACGGGTAGCCATCGTCGTCATCGCCGTTCTTTGTCTACTGTTCTTCTTCCTCGTCCTTCCTTGGGCGGGTCAGGCCATCAAAGCGGAGAACCCGGAGTTCTCATGGGCCTTCTGGCCGTGTCTCCTTTACGCTTGGTGCGTTTCCATCCCCATCTTCCTCGCCCTCTGGCAAAGCTGGCGGATCAGCGGAAGTCTTACCGAACCTTTGAAGGCCTTCACGGCCGGCACTTGCCGACGCCTGCGCCTGATCGCCCGTCTCGCTTACGCTGACGCGGCCATCATCTTCCTGGGCGCGCTCCTGCTGGCCATTCCCAACGCCGCGCAACCCTTCTTCGGCTATGTCATGGTCCCCTTGGGCATCCTGGCCAGTCTGGTCATCGGGGTCATCTTCCAGGCGCTGAGCCACGTGACCGCCCAAGCTACGGGTCTGCGGGACGAAAGCGAGCTGACGGTCTGA
- a CDS encoding helix-turn-helix domain-containing protein: protein MMIVCTLDVMLAKRKMSLTELSQKVGITLPNLSILKTGKAKAIRFETLAKLCQALECQPGDLFGFQVEGPDGTGLVQA from the coding sequence CTGATGATTGTCTGCACTCTTGATGTCATGTTGGCCAAACGGAAGATGAGCCTGACCGAACTGTCGCAAAAGGTGGGGATCACTTTGCCCAACCTGTCCATCCTGAAGACCGGCAAAGCCAAAGCCATCCGGTTCGAGACCCTGGCCAAGCTGTGCCAGGCCTTGGAATGCCAGCCGGGTGACCTTTTCGGGTTCCAAGTGGAGGGGCCTGATGGAACCGGTCTGGTCCAAGCCTGA
- a CDS encoding nitroreductase, with protein sequence MEFTDVMKARHSVRDFSPKPVSPETIREIVRLAGHAPSWVNAQPWHVYVAMGATLDRIKESHMRHVEKGDPSQADWPIMHRDQWGQESARHMADFRQTLAALQEAHRIDPEAWAQAETGLFRAPAVAYLTAPRVDNLWPAYDLGAFGQSLMLAAKDKGLDSIPAYEFVRYPQEIRTEFSIPDDQALAVGIALGHPGDSPFNLLHPQREGIGQYLVIKD encoded by the coding sequence ATGGAATTTACAGATGTCATGAAAGCGCGCCATTCGGTGCGTGATTTCTCTCCTAAGCCCGTCAGCCCTGAAACCATCAGGGAAATCGTCCGTTTGGCCGGTCACGCCCCCAGCTGGGTGAACGCCCAGCCCTGGCATGTTTACGTGGCCATGGGCGCGACCTTGGACCGCATCAAAGAGTCCCACATGCGCCATGTGGAAAAGGGAGACCCCTCGCAAGCGGATTGGCCCATCATGCATCGTGACCAGTGGGGGCAGGAATCGGCTCGCCACATGGCTGACTTCCGCCAAACCCTGGCCGCCCTGCAAGAGGCCCATCGGATAGACCCGGAGGCATGGGCTCAGGCGGAAACCGGGCTTTTCCGGGCGCCTGCCGTCGCCTATCTGACCGCCCCTCGCGTGGACAACCTCTGGCCCGCCTATGATCTGGGGGCATTCGGCCAGTCGCTCATGCTGGCGGCGAAAGACAAAGGCCTTGATTCCATCCCCGCTTATGAATTCGTCCGTTACCCTCAGGAGATTCGGACGGAATTCTCCATCCCGGATGACCAGGCCTTGGCTGTAGGAATCGCGCTTGGTCATCCCGGCGACTCCCCCTTCAATCTTCTTCATCCCCAGCGCGAGGGGATTGGCCAATATCTGGTGATCAAAGACTGA
- a CDS encoding YwqI/YxiC family protein → MTQINIDGKELASQVAKLRKLESSLRTTVKKTDKGEGTGSAQKTALLLEEDFDGARAALLTLVSNSAAFYQNVLNSMKGADANAAQGFGGVR, encoded by the coding sequence GTGACCCAGATCAACATCGATGGAAAAGAACTGGCCAGTCAGGTCGCGAAACTGAGAAAATTGGAAAGTTCATTGCGAACGACTGTGAAGAAGACGGATAAAGGCGAGGGCACTGGTTCCGCGCAAAAGACCGCCCTCCTGCTGGAGGAGGATTTCGACGGTGCGCGCGCGGCGCTGCTCACCCTGGTCAGCAATTCAGCCGCTTTTTATCAGAATGTCCTGAACAGCATGAAAGGCGCGGACGCGAACGCCGCGCAGGGATTCGGAGGTGTCAGATGA
- a CDS encoding exodeoxyribonuclease VII small subunit, whose translation MIMAKTSAESEETGKRQDVSSSLTEEETKAIASLSYEQARDRLVQVVQTLETGGLDLEDSVHQWELGEALAKRAQTLLDDVRAKLDAAQADQVAAGASAGTQGNMEQA comes from the coding sequence ATGATCATGGCAAAGACAAGCGCCGAATCGGAAGAGACCGGCAAGCGGCAGGATGTTTCCTCCTCCCTGACCGAGGAGGAGACCAAGGCGATCGCTTCCCTGTCTTACGAGCAAGCCCGCGATCGACTGGTCCAGGTCGTCCAGACATTGGAAACCGGCGGCCTGGATCTGGAGGACTCCGTTCACCAGTGGGAGTTGGGGGAGGCCCTGGCCAAGCGAGCGCAAACCTTGCTCGACGACGTCCGTGCCAAACTCGACGCCGCCCAGGCCGACCAGGTGGCCGCAGGCGCTTCCGCCGGGACCCAGGGCAATATGGAACAAGCGTGA
- the xseA gene encoding exodeoxyribonuclease VII large subunit, whose protein sequence is MLNSDTTMGQGPQQEPALSRDTTPDNPWSVAHLSQKWHQAVENWPATWVEGQIQEINTRRAGSVYMTLRDNTEEVTVQVSGWRNFAYQAAQFVQGDKVVVHGRPEIWMKRTSLSLIGDDIRRVGKGDLRQQIEELRKKLKGEGLFDEANKVPLPEFPRRIGLICAPQARAEGDVVTNAKLRWPTIEFTIEHVHVQGEHCPEEVIAAIRKLDADPTIDVIIVARGGGAFEDLIGFSDEGVVRAAAACVTPLVSAIGHEDDWTLIDLAADMRASTPTDAAKRVVPDVMEQLALVAEAQRRIRERLTYRLASEQQRIDAYKNRPSLTRPGSIVERPQLLVDDAVRRLDVAVRRLTDDASFRIEKLHASLTALSPQATLNRGYAVVQDDQGHVVSDAALLTVGQKLILTLHRGKASTTVDQTRPAPTEAKKRQG, encoded by the coding sequence ATGTTGAATTCGGATACGACCATGGGGCAAGGCCCCCAGCAGGAGCCGGCCCTTTCCCGCGACACCACCCCGGACAATCCCTGGTCCGTGGCCCATTTGAGCCAAAAATGGCATCAGGCTGTGGAAAACTGGCCGGCCACCTGGGTGGAAGGGCAGATCCAAGAAATCAATACCCGCCGGGCTGGCTCGGTTTACATGACTTTGCGCGACAACACCGAAGAGGTGACCGTTCAGGTCTCCGGCTGGCGGAACTTCGCCTATCAGGCCGCTCAGTTCGTCCAGGGGGACAAGGTGGTCGTCCATGGCCGTCCTGAGATCTGGATGAAAAGGACCAGTCTCAGCCTCATCGGGGATGACATCCGCCGGGTGGGCAAGGGGGACCTCCGTCAGCAGATCGAGGAGCTCCGTAAAAAGCTCAAAGGGGAAGGCCTTTTCGATGAGGCGAACAAGGTCCCTTTGCCCGAGTTCCCCCGTCGGATCGGCCTCATCTGCGCCCCCCAGGCCCGGGCCGAGGGGGACGTGGTCACCAATGCCAAACTGCGCTGGCCGACCATTGAGTTCACCATCGAACACGTGCATGTGCAAGGAGAGCATTGTCCTGAGGAAGTGATCGCGGCCATTCGGAAGCTGGACGCCGACCCGACGATCGACGTGATCATCGTGGCCCGCGGCGGCGGCGCTTTCGAAGACCTGATCGGGTTTTCCGATGAAGGGGTCGTCCGGGCTGCGGCGGCCTGCGTCACCCCCCTGGTTTCCGCCATCGGGCATGAGGATGACTGGACCTTGATCGACCTGGCGGCGGATATGCGGGCCTCCACCCCCACCGACGCGGCCAAGCGCGTGGTGCCGGACGTGATGGAACAGCTGGCCTTGGTAGCCGAGGCGCAAAGAAGAATCAGAGAACGTCTGACCTATCGTCTGGCATCCGAACAACAGCGCATCGACGCTTACAAGAACCGGCCCAGTCTCACCCGGCCAGGCAGTATCGTGGAGCGTCCCCAGCTTCTGGTCGACGACGCGGTCCGCCGCCTGGATGTGGCCGTCCGTCGCCTGACGGATGACGCCTCTTTCCGGATTGAAAAACTCCACGCCAGCCTGACCGCCTTGAGCCCCCAGGCGACCCTGAACCGCGGCTATGCGGTGGTCCAGGACGACCAGGGCCACGTCGTCTCGGATGCCGCCCTTTTGACGGTAGGTCAGAAGCTGATCCTGACCTTGCACAGGGGGAAGGCTTCGACGACCGTCGACCAGACGCGACCAGCGCCGACGGAAGCGAAGAAACGCCAAGGATAA
- a CDS encoding acyl-CoA dehydratase activase-related protein has protein sequence MTAIRIGMDVGSTTVKAVVLDQGYGFDAEGQRIHQPFSQDDPQVLFADYRRHHANVRATAQELLTDIHQTLAAAGRGEEPVQLAITGSGGISLADHIHVPFIQEVISETDAIEEAYPQADVIIELGGEDAKITYLKPTPEQRMNGSCAGGTGAFIDQTATLLDTDAEGLNNLAKDHKVLYPIASRCGVFAKSDLQPLINDGAAKPDLAASIFAAVATQTIAGLANGRPVKGTVVFLGGPLFFMSELRAAFQRLLSDRVDDFITPESAHLYVAYGAALAASNPDSADIPAAAKKWHEESGLDIFAPRTCRQLLDDIDNLKNLPSENRTMRPLFLTPQEREEFGRRHGKEHVVVGTLEGAQGPHFLGIDAGSTTIKATLINDDQEIVWSSYGANEGSPLLAAANIIKEIEKVLPAEAYIARSCTTGYGEGLIKAGLHCDEGVVETMAHYRGAEIVSPGVTSVIDIGGQDMKYLSIDDGVIESISVNEACSAGCGSFLQTFAQSMDLTIDEFTQAALRSQAPVDLGSRCTVFMNSSVKQAQKEGASIEDIAAGLCYSVVRNALYKVIKLRDTNDLGDTVVVQGGTFLNDAVLRAFELLTGRQVERPNIAGLMGAYGCALTARMHYDEDEASGSGEADGGQPARTSMLSGDQLDQLSMTTERDVCNLCQNKCKLTITTFQDGSRYVTGNRCERGGDKNKKRSPLPNMYDYKYKRVFGYRRLSDKKATRGAIGIPRVLNMYENYPFWFTLLTSLGFKVELSRRSSHELFQKGIDSIASENICYPAKLAHGHMKDLLDKGITTIFYPCVFFEEELAPDQDNKFNCPIVANYPGVIGANMEELRDPAIRYMHPYFNMANPDKMVDRIVEEFAWAQVSREEAEKAVAAAYAEDKIFKHDVRMEGLRALTYMKEHGLRGIVLAGRPYHVDPEINHGIPEAICTMGMVVLTEDSVSWLEPGRKLNLTPFIGEEEANPRLHTKDGFRQVDDGYDPYNLRGAKLISDGQAALGLASRPAGLGSAGLGSTGQATLQGRSKTASGDYATVAEYDDPLQEAFDSSHQVYADSQGSRPPLRVMNQWAYHARLYAAARFVSQYPSLELVQLNSFGCGLDAITTDQVQEVLGEKEDVYTVLKIDEVSNLGAAKIRLRSLKAAVEERAKRASGATTTTGFHRTVRKGATMSKYARIVPFTKKMKKTHTILLPQMSPVHFGLLESVFRSGGYKAELLEHASKADIEFGLKYVNNDACYPSILVVGQLVNAIAEGRYDPDHVALAITQTGGMCRATNYYGLIRKALVDAGYPQVPVIAISTQGFVDNPGFSITPALLHRAVKALYLGDLLMKVLYRTRPYEQEAGSADRLYARWDAIGRETLEHHGFSTTAKKHYGRPYLTYSQLCRGIVRAFDSLPLRRIPRKPRVGVVGEILVKYQPDANNNVVRVIESQDCEAVVPGMMEFMTQTMYSYTWNQRVLGQDFKAVPVRKLARFLAEKYRNVVEKALALSHGKFSLDATIPELMEKAQTVTSIGVQAGEGWLLSAEMVDLIETGTPNIICAQPFACLPNHVTGRGMFHEIRRQHPEANIVSIDYDPGSSEANQLNRIKLMIAAGKKSAKKAKMAEPLGEGAFAKVGL, from the coding sequence ATGACCGCAATTCGCATTGGCATGGATGTTGGATCGACCACCGTCAAAGCCGTCGTGCTCGACCAAGGCTACGGCTTCGACGCCGAAGGCCAGCGCATCCATCAGCCTTTCAGCCAGGACGACCCTCAGGTCCTTTTCGCCGATTACCGCCGGCATCACGCCAATGTGAGGGCGACCGCCCAAGAGCTCCTGACCGATATCCATCAGACCCTGGCCGCGGCCGGACGGGGGGAGGAGCCGGTCCAACTGGCCATCACCGGGTCAGGGGGCATCAGCCTGGCCGACCATATCCATGTCCCTTTCATCCAGGAAGTCATCTCCGAGACCGACGCCATCGAAGAGGCCTACCCCCAGGCTGACGTGATCATCGAACTGGGCGGGGAAGACGCCAAGATCACTTACCTCAAGCCGACCCCTGAACAGAGGATGAACGGTTCCTGCGCAGGAGGCACCGGGGCTTTCATCGACCAGACCGCCACCTTGCTCGACACCGACGCCGAAGGGCTCAACAATCTGGCCAAAGACCATAAGGTCCTTTATCCCATCGCCTCCCGTTGCGGGGTCTTCGCCAAATCCGACCTCCAGCCCCTCATCAACGATGGGGCCGCCAAACCGGATCTGGCCGCTTCCATCTTCGCCGCCGTGGCCACCCAGACCATCGCCGGCCTGGCCAATGGACGCCCGGTCAAAGGGACCGTGGTCTTCCTCGGCGGCCCCCTCTTCTTCATGAGCGAACTGCGGGCGGCCTTCCAACGGCTGCTCTCTGACCGGGTGGACGACTTCATCACCCCCGAATCCGCCCATCTGTACGTGGCTTATGGGGCTGCCCTGGCCGCCTCCAACCCCGACTCGGCCGACATCCCGGCCGCCGCCAAGAAATGGCATGAAGAAAGCGGGCTTGACATCTTCGCCCCCCGGACTTGCAGGCAGCTTTTGGACGACATCGACAATCTGAAAAACCTGCCTTCGGAGAACCGGACCATGAGGCCCCTTTTCCTGACTCCGCAGGAGAGAGAGGAATTCGGCCGCCGGCATGGCAAAGAGCATGTGGTCGTAGGGACCTTGGAAGGAGCTCAAGGCCCGCATTTCCTAGGGATCGATGCCGGATCCACCACCATCAAGGCCACCCTGATCAACGATGACCAGGAAATCGTCTGGTCCTCTTACGGGGCCAACGAAGGGTCCCCCTTGCTGGCGGCGGCGAACATCATCAAGGAAATCGAAAAAGTCCTGCCGGCCGAGGCCTACATCGCCCGTTCCTGCACCACCGGCTACGGGGAAGGGCTGATCAAGGCCGGATTGCATTGCGACGAGGGGGTCGTGGAGACCATGGCCCACTACCGTGGGGCCGAGATCGTCAGCCCCGGGGTCACCTCGGTCATCGACATCGGCGGGCAGGATATGAAATACCTGTCCATCGACGACGGGGTGATCGAATCCATCTCCGTCAATGAGGCTTGCTCGGCCGGTTGCGGTTCCTTCCTGCAGACCTTCGCCCAGTCCATGGACCTGACCATCGACGAATTCACCCAAGCCGCCTTGCGCTCCCAGGCCCCGGTCGACCTGGGCTCCCGCTGCACGGTCTTCATGAACTCCTCGGTCAAACAGGCCCAGAAGGAAGGGGCCAGCATCGAAGACATAGCCGCCGGGCTGTGCTATTCCGTGGTTCGCAACGCCCTCTACAAGGTGATCAAACTGAGGGACACCAATGACCTAGGGGATACCGTGGTGGTCCAAGGAGGCACCTTCCTGAACGACGCCGTCCTGCGGGCCTTCGAACTCTTGACCGGCCGTCAGGTGGAAAGGCCCAACATCGCCGGGCTCATGGGGGCCTATGGTTGCGCTCTGACCGCCCGCATGCATTACGACGAGGACGAAGCCTCCGGAAGCGGCGAAGCGGATGGCGGCCAGCCGGCCAGGACCTCCATGCTGTCCGGAGACCAGCTGGACCAGCTGAGCATGACCACGGAGAGGGATGTCTGCAATCTCTGCCAGAACAAGTGCAAGCTGACCATCACCACCTTCCAGGACGGGTCCCGCTATGTGACCGGCAACCGGTGCGAACGCGGGGGAGACAAGAACAAAAAGCGCTCGCCCCTGCCCAACATGTATGACTACAAGTACAAGCGGGTCTTCGGCTACCGTCGCCTGTCCGACAAAAAAGCCACCCGCGGGGCCATCGGCATTCCCCGGGTGCTCAACATGTATGAGAACTATCCCTTCTGGTTCACCCTCCTGACTAGTCTGGGATTCAAAGTCGAGCTTTCCCGCAGGTCCAGCCACGAGCTCTTCCAGAAGGGGATCGATTCCATCGCTTCGGAGAACATCTGTTATCCGGCCAAGCTGGCCCACGGCCATATGAAGGACCTGCTGGACAAAGGCATCACCACCATCTTCTACCCGTGCGTCTTCTTCGAAGAGGAGCTGGCCCCCGACCAAGACAACAAGTTCAATTGCCCGATCGTGGCCAATTATCCCGGAGTTATCGGGGCCAACATGGAGGAGCTGAGGGACCCGGCCATCCGCTACATGCATCCCTACTTCAACATGGCCAATCCCGACAAGATGGTGGACCGGATCGTGGAGGAGTTCGCCTGGGCCCAGGTCAGCCGGGAAGAGGCGGAGAAGGCCGTGGCCGCCGCCTACGCCGAAGACAAGATCTTCAAGCATGACGTGCGGATGGAAGGCCTGCGGGCCCTGACCTATATGAAAGAGCACGGCCTGAGGGGGATCGTCCTGGCGGGGCGGCCTTATCATGTGGACCCGGAGATCAACCACGGCATCCCCGAAGCCATCTGCACCATGGGGATGGTGGTTCTGACCGAGGATTCCGTCTCCTGGCTGGAGCCGGGACGGAAACTGAACTTGACCCCCTTCATCGGCGAAGAGGAGGCAAACCCCCGGCTTCATACCAAGGACGGCTTCCGCCAGGTGGATGACGGGTATGACCCTTACAACCTGCGGGGGGCCAAACTCATCTCCGATGGGCAGGCGGCCCTGGGATTGGCTTCGCGGCCTGCCGGACTTGGGTCAGCTGGACTCGGGTCGACCGGCCAGGCGACTTTGCAAGGTCGATCCAAGACCGCTTCCGGCGACTATGCCACCGTGGCCGAATATGATGACCCCCTCCAGGAGGCTTTCGATTCCTCCCATCAGGTCTACGCCGACAGCCAGGGAAGTCGGCCTCCTTTGCGGGTCATGAACCAGTGGGCCTATCACGCCCGGCTTTACGCGGCCGCCCGCTTCGTCTCCCAGTATCCCAGTCTGGAATTGGTCCAGCTCAACTCCTTCGGCTGCGGGCTTGACGCCATCACCACCGATCAGGTGCAGGAGGTCCTCGGGGAGAAGGAAGACGTCTACACCGTCCTCAAGATCGACGAAGTGAGCAACCTGGGCGCGGCCAAGATCCGCCTGCGGTCCCTCAAGGCCGCCGTAGAGGAAAGGGCCAAACGGGCCTCCGGGGCCACGACGACCACCGGTTTCCACCGGACGGTCCGCAAAGGCGCCACCATGTCCAAATACGCCAGAATCGTCCCCTTCACCAAAAAGATGAAGAAGACCCATACCATCCTCCTGCCTCAGATGTCGCCCGTCCATTTCGGCCTTCTGGAATCGGTCTTCCGTTCCGGGGGCTACAAGGCGGAGCTGCTGGAACACGCCTCCAAAGCCGATATCGAGTTCGGCCTGAAATACGTGAACAACGACGCCTGCTATCCCTCCATCCTGGTGGTCGGTCAGCTGGTCAACGCCATCGCCGAAGGCCGGTATGACCCCGACCATGTGGCCCTGGCCATCACCCAGACCGGAGGCATGTGCCGGGCCACCAACTATTATGGCTTAATCCGCAAGGCCCTGGTGGATGCCGGCTACCCTCAGGTCCCGGTCATCGCCATCTCCACTCAGGGGTTCGTGGACAACCCCGGTTTCAGCATCACCCCCGCCTTGCTGCACCGGGCGGTCAAGGCCCTCTATCTGGGGGATCTGCTCATGAAAGTCCTCTACCGGACCCGGCCTTACGAACAGGAGGCGGGGTCGGCGGACCGGCTCTACGCCCGCTGGGATGCGATCGGCCGCGAGACTCTGGAACATCACGGTTTTTCCACGACCGCGAAGAAACATTACGGCAGGCCCTATCTGACTTACAGCCAACTATGCCGGGGCATCGTCCGGGCCTTCGACTCCCTGCCTTTGCGCCGCATCCCCCGCAAGCCCCGGGTCGGCGTGGTCGGCGAGATCCTGGTCAAATACCAGCCGGACGCCAACAACAACGTGGTCAGGGTGATCGAGTCCCAGGACTGCGAGGCCGTGGTCCCCGGCATGATGGAGTTCATGACCCAGACCATGTACTCCTATACATGGAACCAGCGGGTTCTGGGGCAGGACTTCAAGGCCGTCCCCGTGCGCAAACTGGCCCGTTTTCTGGCGGAGAAATACCGGAACGTGGTGGAGAAGGCGCTCGCACTCTCCCATGGCAAGTTCTCCCTGGACGCGACCATCCCTGAGCTTATGGAGAAGGCCCAGACGGTCACTTCCATCGGCGTCCAAGCGGGGGAGGGGTGGCTTCTTTCCGCGGAGATGGTGGACTTGATCGAGACCGGGACCCCCAACATCATCTGCGCCCAGCCTTTCGCCTGCCTGCCCAACCATGTGACCGGCCGGGGGATGTTCCACGAGATCCGTCGGCAGCATCCGGAAGCCAACATCGTCTCCATCGACTACGATCCCGGTTCTTCCGAGGCCAACCAGCTCAACCGCATCAAGCTGATGATCGCCGCGGGGAAGAAATCGGCGAAGAAGGCCAAAATGGCCGAACCGCTTGGTGAGGGAGCCTTTGCTAAGGTGGGACTATGA
- a CDS encoding zinc-ribbon domain-containing protein: MTNQYPDPAPTGQPQPQPMGQAGPMDQPRPQPALGQPNPAWQSQPEQPNPMNPMGQPQQPQPAADVDVTDMILPKTNNGFYDSLGMADSRYFVLGGMRQNLLKLIAYAGALLVLIGVFLPAVTVKANIGTTESMSVSLIKSKDGIDLGIVILILAVVAVVFTVLRKKIFTTIAFATSIAALVMTVICMAVEANQISQAKSALSAYGALASAAVSVVSGPGPWITLLGCLDMVVATLGLFLLDGQKRKALGLLGSLPTFSTRQASNQQPAFQQASFQQASYQPAQNQQAFARQASDPQAQSQPNAFQQQTPFMGETPEFNASEAATPAPGASGPLCPQCGAPVKSDSNFCTSCGASLKA; the protein is encoded by the coding sequence ATGACCAACCAGTATCCCGATCCCGCCCCGACGGGCCAGCCTCAGCCCCAACCGATGGGACAAGCCGGTCCGATGGATCAACCTCGGCCCCAGCCGGCGCTGGGTCAGCCCAATCCGGCCTGGCAGTCTCAGCCTGAGCAGCCCAACCCCATGAATCCGATGGGTCAGCCACAACAGCCCCAGCCGGCGGCCGACGTCGACGTCACCGATATGATCCTGCCCAAGACCAATAACGGTTTCTACGATTCCCTCGGCATGGCGGATTCCCGGTATTTCGTTCTTGGCGGCATGCGGCAGAACTTGTTGAAGCTGATCGCCTATGCCGGAGCCCTGCTCGTTCTGATCGGGGTCTTTCTGCCGGCGGTCACCGTGAAAGCCAACATCGGTACCACGGAGAGCATGTCCGTGTCTTTGATCAAGTCAAAGGATGGGATCGACTTAGGTATCGTCATCCTGATTCTTGCCGTGGTCGCGGTTGTCTTCACGGTCCTGCGTAAGAAGATCTTCACCACCATCGCCTTCGCCACGTCCATCGCGGCCTTGGTCATGACCGTCATCTGCATGGCGGTTGAGGCGAATCAGATTTCCCAAGCCAAGTCGGCCCTCTCCGCTTACGGGGCTCTGGCCTCGGCTGCTGTGAGCGTCGTTTCCGGTCCTGGCCCTTGGATCACCCTGCTGGGATGCCTCGACATGGTCGTCGCCACTCTTGGTTTGTTCCTTTTGGATGGTCAGAAGCGCAAGGCCCTGGGGCTCCTGGGTTCTTTGCCGACTTTCTCCACCCGGCAGGCGTCGAATCAGCAGCCCGCCTTCCAACAGGCTTCTTTCCAGCAGGCCTCCTACCAACCGGCGCAGAACCAGCAGGCATTTGCCCGGCAAGCGTCTGATCCGCAGGCGCAGAGCCAGCCGAATGCCTTCCAGCAGCAGACTCCTTTTATGGGAGAGACCCCGGAGTTCAACGCTTCCGAGGCCGCCACCCCTGCGCCAGGCGCTTCCGGCCCGCTCTGCCCCCAGTGTGGAGCCCCTGTCAAGTCTGACTCCAATTTCTGCACCTCCTGCGGCGCCTCTCTGAAGGCCTGA
- a CDS encoding HD domain-containing protein, with amino-acid sequence MNHEAIIQAAKDYVTALFSQDFSGHDVGHTMRVYRMATSLARCEGADLFTVQLAALLHDADDIKLSPQTYENKDHAVSFLLGQGVDRGSIRGICHIIDQVSFKGTGGVIPDSLEGECVQDADRLDALGAIGIGRAFAYGGSRHRPMYDPDIQPRLHMDEEEYRSNESTTINHFHEKLFKLRALMNTQAAKRMAAKRERFMRDFVDEFLLEWDGER; translated from the coding sequence ATGAATCATGAAGCGATCATTCAGGCGGCCAAAGACTATGTGACCGCGCTGTTTTCGCAGGATTTCAGCGGTCACGACGTCGGCCACACCATGCGGGTCTATAGGATGGCGACGTCCCTGGCCCGATGCGAAGGGGCCGACCTGTTCACGGTCCAGCTGGCCGCCCTGCTTCATGACGCCGATGACATCAAACTATCCCCTCAGACCTATGAGAACAAGGACCATGCGGTCTCTTTCCTCCTGGGGCAAGGGGTCGATCGGGGCTCGATCCGTGGCATCTGCCATATCATAGACCAGGTTTCCTTCAAAGGGACAGGCGGGGTCATCCCCGACAGTTTGGAAGGCGAATGCGTCCAAGACGCGGACCGGTTGGACGCTCTGGGTGCCATCGGCATCGGCCGGGCCTTCGCCTACGGGGGCAGCCGCCACCGGCCCATGTACGACCCTGACATCCAACCCCGTCTTCATATGGATGAAGAGGAATACCGGTCGAACGAATCCACGACCATCAACCATTTCCATGAGAAGCTCTTCAAGCTTCGTGCCTTGATGAACACGCAAGCGGCGAAGAGGATGGCCGCCAAAAGGGAACGTTTCATGCGGGATTTCGTCGACGAGTTCCTGCTGGAATGGGATGGTGAGCGGTAG